The following are encoded in a window of Spartobacteria bacterium genomic DNA:
- a CDS encoding glycosyltransferase: MIRRRPCRRPRRMQRIFRTVLLLQFHIDLIKHRLQLMFPFLNSCLCHNTQPCWCICHKNARILPHIPQNKKFQSLELFDKLLPTIGTFYTKKFQSLEKKAQKGGTVMTQTAEMQKKNRRLRILTNMMYWQSEDWVNAADSIYPEHGKNDPTPRSPLKEALLLYKKRRHYDVIHTMGIRESMTYGLLCLLTGVAPRQIMTEIFLDEEQPNRWTWRLKTALYQRIAKRSFGIITNSSAEIPTLSQRLKLPENRFRYVPLNSTIPPEQKPLAGEGFILAAGRSLRDYHLFIEAVSGLPIPVVIIGGSDDLLKTYIPPNIKLLRNISRNDYLDYMRRCTLCVLPLMETVRPTGQVVMLEAMAMGKPVISTKNMGTVDYVKNNETGILVPPNNIDAMRTAITSIINHPDTAAQLGCRALDQIHKENADTIHTARRLRALSALTSP; this comes from the coding sequence ATGATTCGACGTCGCCCCTGCCGCCGGCCTCGACGGATGCAGCGGATATTTCGCACCGTACTCCTTCTCCAGTTCCACATCGATCTTATCAAACACCGCCTTCAGCTGATGTTCCCATTTCTCAACTCTTGTCTGTGCCATAATACTCAACCCTGCTGGTGTATTTGTCATAAAAACGCGCGTATACTGCCCCATATTCCCCAAAACAAAAAGTTCCAATCACTGGAACTTTTCGATAAATTACTTCCAACCATTGGAACTTTCTACACAAAAAAGTTCCAATCATTGGAAAAAAAAGCGCAAAAAGGCGGCACCGTGATGACACAAACAGCAGAGATGCAGAAAAAAAACCGGCGATTGCGTATTTTGACCAATATGATGTACTGGCAGAGCGAGGACTGGGTCAACGCCGCCGATTCCATCTACCCCGAGCACGGAAAAAACGATCCCACGCCACGATCACCATTAAAAGAAGCCCTTCTCCTGTATAAAAAACGCCGCCATTACGACGTTATCCACACCATGGGCATCCGTGAGTCCATGACCTACGGCCTGCTCTGCCTCCTCACCGGAGTTGCACCCCGCCAAATAATGACGGAAATATTCCTCGACGAAGAACAGCCAAATCGCTGGACATGGCGTCTAAAAACGGCCCTTTACCAACGCATCGCCAAACGATCATTCGGCATCATCACCAACAGCAGTGCAGAAATCCCAACCCTTTCCCAACGCCTCAAACTTCCTGAGAACCGCTTCCGTTACGTCCCCCTCAACAGCACCATTCCCCCAGAACAAAAACCTCTGGCAGGCGAAGGCTTCATCCTTGCCGCCGGCCGGTCCCTGCGTGATTACCATCTTTTCATCGAAGCCGTCTCCGGTCTGCCCATACCCGTTGTCATCATCGGCGGAAGCGACGATCTGCTCAAAACCTATATACCCCCCAACATCAAACTGCTACGCAACATTTCCCGCAACGACTATCTGGATTACATGCGACGCTGTACCCTATGCGTACTTCCCCTTATGGAAACCGTGCGTCCCACCGGACAAGTCGTCATGCTCGAAGCCATGGCCATGGGCAAACCCGTCATATCCACCAAAAACATGGGCACTGTAGATTATGTCAAAAACAACGAAACCGGAATCCTCGTCCCCCCCAACAATATCGATGCCATGCGCACCGCCATCACATCCATCATCAACCACCCCGACACTGCCGCCCAGCTAGGATGTCGCGCCCTCGATCAAATCCACAAAGAAAACGCCGACACCATCCACACCGCCCGCCGACTCCGCGCCCTCTCCGCCCTTACCTCCCCCTAA
- a CDS encoding outer membrane lipoprotein-sorting protein, giving the protein MKYSTKTSLFRSTLSLIVLYTVTLSGEAQPYDLTPLQQAIPQDSITLAATMESKNRRGKREATYLLDISLNLSSTTNSAMYVMRTPDGSETDRLIIHRDQNGHATYEYYKDGTDQPAPLPSPMDPIARTDFTWADLSMDFLWWPDAEYMGADTKLNRACAIVTLPVPTSVEGPTRLIKLWIDQASNALLQMEAYDGKGELLRKMEVVTLKKFGETYGVGDLEVRSYPDKHKTRLNISDMQQESDTDYIYSDPKLKSP; this is encoded by the coding sequence ATGAAATATTCAACAAAAACCTCCCTTTTTCGCAGCACCCTCAGCCTCATAGTCCTCTATACCGTGACCCTGAGCGGAGAGGCTCAACCCTACGATCTGACCCCGCTGCAGCAGGCCATTCCCCAAGATTCCATAACCCTTGCCGCCACCATGGAGTCGAAAAACAGGAGAGGAAAACGGGAAGCCACCTATCTGCTGGATATCTCACTCAATTTATCTTCCACGACAAACAGTGCCATGTACGTGATGCGTACCCCCGATGGCTCGGAAACCGATCGACTGATTATTCATCGGGACCAAAACGGGCATGCCACCTACGAGTATTACAAAGACGGAACCGATCAACCTGCGCCGCTGCCCTCCCCCATGGATCCCATTGCCCGGACCGATTTCACATGGGCTGACCTGTCCATGGATTTCCTTTGGTGGCCTGATGCCGAATATATGGGTGCCGATACCAAACTCAACCGCGCCTGTGCCATCGTCACGCTGCCTGTCCCAACCTCTGTAGAGGGACCAACCCGCCTGATTAAATTATGGATTGATCAAGCCAGCAATGCCCTCCTTCAAATGGAGGCCTACGACGGAAAAGGCGAACTCTTACGTAAAATGGAAGTCGTCACGCTAAAGAAATTCGGCGAAACCTATGGCGTCGGGGATCTCGAAGTACGCTCCTACCCCGACAAACACAAAACCCGCCTCAACATCAGCGATATGCAGCAGGAATCCGATACCGACTACATTTACAGCGATCCCAAACTTAAGTCCCCGTGA
- a CDS encoding FUSC family protein, translating to MTSDFLSVNPGTRLGIQLAISFALIELLGFLFHIERSYWAMFAATSVLCQTWGDSLRKGLYRLLHTATGFTFGLFLYHFFHWNQACYGALIFAGIFVMSYFSSTSYPITMFCMSFSVAIMFGIMGILDPQLVMLRVLQTFIGVAIAILAGRFITPIRSQNLLKADILHFMSLADKQLRRLMTLDKPYIISDLKEEDRMAPALHTLRLHYRIYARETSVLRPGYRRGMRYAVIFEDIANLLISLESCRTETENIPELIEYEFYIATCRDIVSKNMKILSSMIESDGKTPASMQTLEAEAQTITEKMTPHIQSSRDFREKSRHILPFFYYSKRINQILIWLSEQKS from the coding sequence ATGACATCTGATTTCCTTTCGGTGAACCCTGGAACACGGCTGGGCATCCAGCTGGCCATCAGCTTCGCTCTGATCGAACTATTAGGGTTCCTGTTCCACATCGAACGCAGCTACTGGGCCATGTTTGCGGCCACCAGTGTATTGTGCCAGACTTGGGGCGACAGCCTGCGCAAAGGATTATACCGACTGCTCCACACCGCCACAGGATTTACCTTCGGCCTGTTTTTGTACCACTTCTTCCATTGGAATCAGGCCTGTTACGGAGCACTGATTTTCGCGGGGATCTTTGTTATGAGCTATTTTTCCAGTACGTCCTATCCAATCACCATGTTCTGCATGTCCTTCTCGGTTGCCATTATGTTTGGGATCATGGGCATACTCGATCCCCAGCTGGTCATGCTGCGCGTCCTGCAGACATTTATCGGCGTCGCCATCGCCATCCTTGCGGGCAGATTTATCACCCCTATCCGTTCACAGAATCTACTCAAGGCCGACATCCTCCACTTCATGAGCCTGGCCGACAAACAACTCCGCCGCCTGATGACCCTCGATAAACCATACATCATCTCCGATCTTAAAGAAGAGGATCGCATGGCCCCCGCATTGCATACCCTGCGCCTCCACTATCGCATCTATGCCCGCGAAACGTCCGTGCTACGCCCCGGATACCGGCGGGGAATGCGCTACGCCGTCATCTTTGAAGATATCGCCAACCTGCTTATCAGCCTGGAATCATGTCGGACTGAAACGGAAAACATCCCGGAACTCATTGAATACGAATTTTATATTGCAACCTGCCGCGATATCGTTTCGAAAAACATGAAAATCCTGAGCAGCATGATTGAATCCGACGGGAAAACACCCGCATCCATGCAGACACTGGAAGCAGAAGCACAAACCATCACAGAAAAAATGACTCCGCATATACAATCCAGTCGTGACTTCCGCGAAAAAAGCCGGCACATCCTGCCCTTTTTCTATTACAGCAAACGCATCAATCAAATACTCATCTGGCTCAGCGAACAAAAGTCGTAA
- a CDS encoding response regulator — MVPALDITFLVIDDSVSMRRVIQIMLKRCGIAGVEFASGGKQAVEMIKKKRYDAVFCDWNMPDLCGLDVVRFARTLPLYKHVPIIMCTSERFKREVVSAVAAGATEYIVKPFQIDTFRRKLASMLKEPYPAFSAFLLTRAEQQVHEDTSEQDIEHK, encoded by the coding sequence ATGGTTCCGGCATTGGATATTACATTTTTAGTCATCGACGACTCCGTTTCCATGCGGCGGGTCATACAGATTATGCTCAAACGTTGCGGTATCGCCGGCGTCGAGTTTGCTTCTGGTGGAAAACAGGCCGTCGAAATGATTAAAAAAAAACGGTATGATGCCGTCTTCTGTGACTGGAATATGCCGGATTTATGTGGATTAGACGTCGTTCGTTTTGCACGCACGCTTCCGCTTTACAAGCATGTCCCTATAATCATGTGTACTTCTGAACGCTTTAAACGTGAAGTGGTCAGCGCCGTGGCGGCGGGAGCCACAGAATACATTGTAAAACCCTTTCAGATTGATACGTTCCGACGAAAGCTTGCAAGTATGCTGAAGGAGCCCTATCCCGCATTTTCCGCCTTTTTGCTCACTCGTGCAGAGCAGCAGGTTCACGAAGATACCTCTGAGCAGGATATTGAACATAAATAA
- a CDS encoding sulfide/dihydroorotate dehydrogenase-like FAD/NAD-binding protein, which yields MNKIIEKRQLSEQVYQLKVAAPLIAEERRPGQFIILQVDHDFGERIPLT from the coding sequence ATGAATAAAATCATCGAAAAACGCCAGCTCTCGGAGCAGGTCTATCAATTGAAAGTCGCGGCTCCTTTAATTGCTGAAGAACGCAGACCCGGGCAGTTTATCATCCTGCAGGTCGATCATGATTTCGGCGAACGCATTCCGCTGACCA